In Streptomyces sp. NBC_01426, one genomic interval encodes:
- a CDS encoding NAD(P)-dependent alcohol dehydrogenase yields the protein MSVTQVAAYAAPAAKAPLERTTIPRRPVGEHDVLIDIKFAGICHSDIHQATDGWGEGIFPMVPGHEIAGVVTEVGAGVTKFAVGDRVGVGCFVDSCRECEQCLAGFEQYCLKGMTGTYNAIDKNGEPTYGGYSTHIVVDENYTVRIPEGIDLDVAAPLLCAGITLYSPLKHWNAGPGKKVAIVGLGGLGHMGVKIASALGADVTVLSQSLRKKDDGLRLGASEYHATSDDTTFEKLAGTFDLIVSTVSAPLPLDTYLRLLKVDGAFVNVGAPEDPVSLNLFSVIAGRKTLAGSSIGGIAETQEMLDFCAEHGLGAEIELIGADRINEAYDRVQASDVRYRFVIDTATI from the coding sequence ATGTCCGTCACCCAGGTCGCCGCCTACGCCGCTCCCGCCGCGAAGGCCCCGCTGGAGCGCACGACGATCCCGCGCCGCCCGGTGGGCGAGCACGACGTCCTCATCGACATCAAGTTCGCCGGCATCTGCCACTCCGACATCCACCAGGCCACCGACGGCTGGGGCGAGGGCATCTTCCCCATGGTGCCCGGCCACGAGATCGCCGGTGTGGTCACCGAGGTCGGCGCCGGCGTCACGAAGTTCGCGGTCGGCGACCGGGTCGGCGTCGGCTGCTTCGTCGACTCCTGCCGCGAGTGCGAGCAGTGCCTGGCCGGCTTCGAGCAGTACTGCCTCAAGGGCATGACCGGCACGTACAACGCGATCGACAAGAACGGCGAGCCCACCTACGGCGGCTACTCCACCCACATCGTCGTCGACGAGAACTACACCGTCCGCATCCCCGAGGGCATCGACCTCGACGTCGCGGCCCCGCTGCTGTGCGCCGGCATCACCCTGTACTCCCCGCTCAAGCACTGGAACGCGGGCCCCGGCAAGAAGGTCGCCATCGTCGGCCTCGGCGGCCTCGGCCACATGGGCGTCAAGATCGCCTCCGCGCTGGGCGCCGACGTCACCGTCCTGTCGCAGAGCCTGCGCAAGAAGGACGACGGCCTCCGGCTGGGCGCCTCGGAGTACCACGCCACCAGCGACGACACCACCTTCGAGAAGCTGGCCGGCACCTTCGACCTGATCGTCTCCACCGTCTCCGCGCCGCTGCCCCTCGACACGTACCTGCGGCTGCTCAAGGTCGACGGCGCGTTCGTGAACGTCGGCGCCCCGGAGGACCCGGTCTCGCTGAACCTGTTCTCCGTCATCGCCGGCCGCAAGACCCTCGCGGGCTCCTCGATCGGCGGGATCGCCGAAACCCAGGAGATGCTGGACTTCTGCGCCGAGCACGGCCTGGGCGCCGAGATCGAGCTGATCGGCGCCGACCGGATCAACGAGGCCTACGACCGGGTGCAGGCGAGCGACGTCCGCTACCGCTTCGTCATCGACACCGCGACCATCTGA
- a CDS encoding helix-turn-helix domain-containing protein produces MDQLDQRAELGEFLRSRRARLRPGDVGLPDYGRHRRVPGLRREELAQLAGVSVAYYTRLEQGHGQNVSAEVLDAIARALRLDDTESAHLTHLASPRTLKRRQSRRPQQVRPELRTLLDAMEGVPAYLVGRRQDVIGWNRLAVAVFGDFGALPVGERNLVRLVFLDGATAELYADWECRACEVVSNLRMYAGQHPEDEQLSALVGELSVKNEEFRRLWAAHTVADKTHGVKRLRHPVVGEMDLHFETLTLRDDPEQSLVTFHATPGSPSADALRLLSSWSAPAHSPVDAPSQN; encoded by the coding sequence ATGGACCAGCTTGATCAGCGAGCCGAACTGGGCGAGTTCCTGCGGAGCCGGCGGGCGCGGCTGCGCCCCGGGGACGTGGGGCTGCCCGACTACGGCCGCCACCGTCGGGTGCCCGGCCTGCGTCGGGAGGAGCTGGCGCAGCTGGCCGGGGTGTCGGTGGCGTACTACACGCGGCTGGAGCAAGGGCACGGACAGAACGTGTCGGCGGAGGTGCTGGACGCGATCGCGCGGGCCCTGCGGCTGGACGACACGGAGTCGGCGCACCTGACCCATCTGGCGAGCCCGCGCACCCTCAAGCGGCGCCAGTCCCGGCGGCCCCAGCAGGTCCGGCCGGAACTGCGGACGCTGCTGGACGCGATGGAGGGCGTACCGGCCTACCTGGTGGGGCGGCGGCAGGACGTCATCGGCTGGAACCGGCTGGCCGTCGCGGTCTTCGGGGACTTCGGGGCGCTGCCGGTCGGGGAGCGGAACCTGGTGCGGCTGGTGTTCCTGGACGGCGCGACGGCGGAGCTGTACGCGGACTGGGAGTGCCGGGCCTGCGAGGTGGTCAGCAATCTGCGGATGTACGCGGGCCAGCACCCGGAGGACGAGCAGTTGTCGGCGCTGGTCGGGGAGCTGTCGGTGAAGAACGAGGAGTTCCGGCGGTTGTGGGCGGCGCACACGGTCGCGGACAAGACGCACGGCGTGAAGCGGCTGCGGCACCCGGTGGTGGGTGAGATGGACCTGCACTTCGAGACGCTGACCCTGCGGGACGACCCGGAGCAGTCGCTGGTCACCTTCCACGCCACCCCGGGGTCCCCGTCGGCGGACGCCTTGCGCCTGCTGTCGTCCTGGTCGGCGCCGGCCCACTCCCCCGTGGACGCCCCGTCGCAGAACTGA
- a CDS encoding GNAT family N-acetyltransferase, protein MTIRPVAPPPSDTEVDSWHAVLTAATTTDQPGLPAPSRAEVAGRLRVPPARGRNAFWTTDDGDGVAGLLLFTDEGNTHTAFLDVLTVRPEARRRGVGTALWERVRAELLARDRTSVSALVDLEGPGRAFAESLGFENVLRMAWYVQDVAGPAAIPATPGYELLCWPGVVPDAWAPAVAVAHAAMEDAPSGDMDEQTMTWTAERVQAAQRLVLERGGELTTVAAVTPAGEVAAYTVLVRTDPTGPRALQYDTVVVSAHRGHGLGRAVKLRMLAEVAARHPDLRQIGTTVADENGPMRAVNESLGYRWERGVGIFQHTL, encoded by the coding sequence ATGACGATCCGACCCGTGGCCCCACCCCCGTCCGACACCGAGGTGGACTCCTGGCACGCGGTCCTGACCGCTGCCACGACCACCGATCAGCCGGGGCTGCCGGCGCCCTCCCGCGCGGAGGTGGCCGGCCGGCTGCGGGTGCCGCCGGCCCGGGGTCGGAACGCGTTCTGGACGACGGACGACGGGGACGGCGTCGCGGGCCTGCTCCTGTTCACCGACGAGGGCAACACGCACACCGCGTTCCTGGACGTGTTGACGGTGCGCCCCGAGGCGCGCCGGCGGGGCGTGGGCACCGCCCTGTGGGAGCGGGTCCGGGCCGAACTCCTCGCGCGCGACCGCACCTCCGTCTCCGCGCTCGTCGACCTCGAAGGACCGGGCCGGGCGTTCGCCGAGTCCCTCGGCTTCGAGAACGTGCTGCGGATGGCCTGGTACGTCCAGGACGTGGCCGGGCCCGCCGCGATACCGGCCACCCCCGGCTACGAGCTGCTGTGCTGGCCCGGCGTCGTCCCCGACGCGTGGGCGCCGGCGGTGGCCGTGGCCCACGCGGCGATGGAGGACGCGCCGAGCGGGGACATGGACGAGCAGACGATGACGTGGACGGCCGAGCGGGTACAGGCCGCACAGCGGCTGGTCCTGGAGCGGGGCGGCGAGCTGACCACGGTCGCGGCGGTGACTCCCGCCGGGGAGGTGGCCGCGTACACGGTCCTCGTCCGGACGGACCCGACGGGGCCGCGCGCCCTCCAGTACGACACGGTGGTCGTCTCCGCCCACCGGGGCCACGGCCTCGGCCGCGCCGTCAAGCTCCGCATGCTGGCGGAGGTGGCCGCGCGCCACCCCGACCTGCGCCAGATCGGCACGACCGTCGCGGACGAGAACGGCCCCATGCGGGCGGTCAACGAGTCCCTGGGCTACCGGTGGGAACGCGGCGTGGGGATCTTCCAGCACACGCTGTGA
- a CDS encoding L,D-transpeptidase, with protein MEWRVRTDSMRRKRSLVAVSAVLGGVLVLSACNGGGDSDPKAGGTEAGKSQADVDAAAAKDSSKARIAITPKDGATNIGLNDATKVAVSDGTLTKVELKTTEGTVVPGKIAGDGKSWKPDGALKRSTKYALSATAKDEAGKEAHENTSFTTVSPENSFVGSFIPDDGQTVGVGMPVSITFNKPIKDQKAVQAAINVTSSSGQEVVGHWFGSQRLDFRPEEYWKANSTVTLKLALEGVKGAPGVQGVQNKTVSFKIGRSQVSKVDAKTKQMTVTRDGAVLKTIPISAGSPDNPTYNGKMVISEKFKETRMDGATVGFKDGDGKGEYDIKDVPHAMRLSTSGTFIHGNYWGADSIFGKVNTSHGCVGLNDAQGANDPNTPGSWFFDNSLIGDVVDVVNSPDKTIKPDNGLNGWNMSWAEWKAGAAS; from the coding sequence ATGGAGTGGCGTGTGAGGACGGACAGCATGCGGAGGAAGAGGTCCCTGGTGGCCGTTTCCGCCGTGCTCGGTGGCGTATTGGTGCTCTCGGCCTGCAACGGCGGCGGAGACAGCGACCCGAAGGCGGGCGGCACGGAGGCCGGCAAGTCGCAGGCGGACGTGGACGCCGCGGCGGCCAAGGACAGCTCCAAGGCCCGAATAGCCATCACGCCCAAGGACGGCGCCACCAACATCGGCCTGAACGACGCGACCAAGGTCGCCGTCAGTGACGGCACGCTCACCAAGGTCGAGCTGAAGACCACGGAGGGCACGGTCGTCCCCGGCAAGATCGCCGGCGACGGCAAGAGCTGGAAGCCGGACGGGGCGCTCAAGCGCTCCACCAAGTACGCCCTGTCGGCGACCGCCAAGGACGAGGCCGGCAAGGAGGCGCACGAGAACACCTCCTTCACCACCGTCTCCCCGGAGAACAGCTTCGTCGGCTCGTTCATCCCGGACGACGGCCAGACCGTCGGCGTGGGCATGCCGGTCTCGATCACCTTCAACAAGCCGATCAAGGACCAGAAGGCCGTCCAGGCGGCCATCAACGTCACCTCCAGCAGCGGCCAGGAAGTCGTCGGCCACTGGTTCGGCTCGCAGCGGCTGGACTTCCGCCCGGAGGAGTACTGGAAGGCGAACTCCACCGTCACGCTGAAGCTGGCGCTGGAAGGCGTGAAGGGGGCGCCCGGCGTCCAGGGCGTCCAGAACAAGACCGTCTCCTTCAAGATCGGCCGGAGCCAGGTCTCCAAGGTCGACGCGAAGACCAAGCAGATGACGGTCACCCGTGACGGCGCGGTCCTCAAGACCATCCCGATCTCGGCGGGGTCCCCGGACAACCCGACGTACAACGGCAAGATGGTGATCTCCGAGAAGTTCAAGGAGACCCGGATGGACGGCGCCACCGTCGGCTTCAAGGACGGCGACGGCAAGGGCGAGTACGACATCAAGGACGTCCCGCACGCGATGCGGCTGTCCACCTCGGGCACCTTCATCCACGGCAACTACTGGGGCGCCGACTCGATCTTCGGCAAGGTCAACACCAGCCACGGCTGTGTCGGTCTCAACGACGCCCAGGGCGCCAACGACCCGAACACCCCCGGCTCGTGGTTCTTCGACAACTCGCTGATCGGCGACGTGGTCGACGTGGTCAACTCCCCGGACAAGACCATCAAGCCGGACAACGGCCTCAACGGCTGGAACATGAGCTGGGCGGAGTGGAAGGCGGGCGCGGCCTCCTGA
- a CDS encoding LPXTG cell wall anchor domain-containing protein: protein MSARRPLLTALGATTLLAALWFVPSANATAPGQASGSSGAPAPANTGTITSSDMVVNHAEPQEAVLALADTGSIDTTPYLMGGTLFLGLGAGFVTFSVRRSRAE from the coding sequence GTGTCCGCACGTCGACCGCTGCTCACCGCTCTCGGAGCGACCACCCTCCTCGCCGCCCTCTGGTTCGTGCCGTCGGCCAATGCCACCGCACCAGGACAAGCGTCGGGATCCTCCGGGGCGCCCGCCCCCGCCAACACGGGCACGATCACGTCCTCCGACATGGTCGTGAACCACGCGGAACCCCAGGAGGCCGTTCTCGCCCTCGCCGACACCGGCAGTATCGACACCACCCCCTACCTGATGGGCGGCACCCTCTTCCTGGGGCTCGGAGCGGGGTTCGTGACCTTCTCCGTACGCCGCTCCCGCGCCGAGTAG
- the hutH gene encoding histidine ammonia-lyase, translated as MHTVVVGTSGTTAEDVIAVARGNARVELSGEALDALARAREIVDALAAKPEPVYGVSTGFGALASRHISPELRAQLQRNIVRSHAAGMGPRVEREVVRALMFLRLKTVASGHTGVRPSVAQTMVDVLNAGITPVVHEYGSLGCSGDLAPLSHCALALMGEGDAEGPDGSVRPAGELLAEAGIEPVELREKEGLALLNGTDGMLGMLVMALADLAKLYTSADITAALTLEALLGSEKVLAPELHTIRPHPGQGASAANMAAVLKGSGLTGHFQEESAPRVQDAYSVRCAPQVAGAGRDTMAHAALVASRELAAAVDNPVVLPDGRVESNGNFHGAPVAYVLDFLAIAAADLGSIAERRTDRLLDKNRSHGLPPFLADDAGVDSGLMIAQYTQAALVSEMKRLAVPASADSIPSSAMQEDHVSMGWSAARKLRTAVDNLTRIVAIELYAASRAIELRHGLTAAPASRAAIAAARAAGVQGPGPDRFLAPDLAAADAFVRSGALVEAVETVTGPLA; from the coding sequence ATGCACACTGTCGTGGTGGGGACGTCCGGGACCACCGCCGAGGACGTCATCGCCGTCGCCCGCGGCAACGCGCGCGTCGAGCTGTCCGGCGAGGCCCTCGACGCCCTGGCCCGCGCCCGCGAGATCGTCGACGCGCTCGCCGCCAAGCCCGAGCCGGTCTACGGGGTGTCCACCGGGTTCGGCGCCCTCGCCTCCCGGCACATCAGCCCCGAGCTGCGCGCGCAGCTCCAGCGCAACATCGTCCGCTCGCACGCTGCCGGCATGGGCCCGCGCGTCGAGCGGGAGGTCGTGCGCGCCCTGATGTTCCTGCGGCTGAAGACCGTCGCCTCCGGACACACCGGCGTACGCCCCTCCGTCGCCCAGACCATGGTGGACGTGCTCAACGCCGGGATCACCCCCGTCGTCCACGAGTACGGCTCCCTCGGGTGCTCCGGCGACCTCGCGCCGCTGTCCCACTGCGCGCTCGCGCTCATGGGCGAGGGCGACGCCGAGGGCCCCGACGGGTCCGTCCGCCCCGCCGGCGAGCTGCTCGCCGAGGCCGGGATCGAGCCGGTCGAGCTGCGCGAGAAGGAGGGGCTCGCCCTCCTCAACGGCACCGACGGCATGCTCGGCATGCTGGTCATGGCCCTCGCGGACCTCGCCAAGCTGTACACGTCCGCCGACATCACCGCCGCGCTGACGCTGGAGGCGCTGCTCGGTTCCGAGAAGGTCCTCGCCCCCGAGCTGCACACCATCCGCCCGCACCCGGGCCAGGGCGCCTCCGCCGCCAACATGGCCGCCGTCCTGAAGGGCTCCGGGCTCACCGGCCACTTCCAGGAGGAGTCCGCCCCGCGCGTCCAGGACGCCTATTCGGTGCGCTGCGCCCCGCAGGTCGCCGGCGCGGGCCGCGACACCATGGCGCACGCCGCCCTGGTCGCCTCCCGGGAACTGGCCGCCGCCGTCGACAACCCGGTGGTGCTGCCCGACGGTCGCGTGGAGTCCAACGGCAACTTCCACGGCGCCCCCGTCGCGTACGTCCTGGACTTCCTGGCCATCGCCGCCGCCGACCTCGGCTCCATCGCCGAACGACGCACCGACCGGCTGCTCGACAAGAACCGCTCGCACGGCCTGCCGCCCTTCCTCGCGGACGACGCCGGCGTGGACTCGGGCCTGATGATCGCCCAGTACACGCAGGCCGCCCTGGTCAGCGAGATGAAGCGGCTCGCGGTGCCCGCGTCCGCCGACTCGATCCCCTCCTCCGCCATGCAGGAGGACCACGTCTCCATGGGCTGGTCGGCCGCGCGCAAGCTCCGTACGGCCGTCGACAACCTGACCCGGATCGTCGCCATCGAGCTGTACGCGGCCTCCCGGGCCATCGAGCTGCGCCACGGGCTCACCGCGGCCCCGGCGAGCCGGGCCGCCATCGCGGCCGCCCGCGCGGCGGGCGTCCAGGGCCCCGGGCCGGATCGTTTCCTCGCCCCCGACCTGGCCGCCGCCGACGCGTTCGTCCGATCGGGCGCCCTCGTCGAGGCGGTCGAAACGGTGACCGGTCCGCTCGCCTGA
- a CDS encoding GGDEF domain-containing protein, protein MGVDGRLRAVVGLAQAMAAACLPRDSVRAAARGARLAMDGSFAAISAWERERGRLRVLVNEGERRAGEEEFPEDESYPVHDFPEITEFLHERWAGGGGPHAWVESAVGDRPGRRGEALRRRGRGTCVVAPIVLSGRAWGELYVARDEGLPDFDEDDAEFATVLAAVVAAGLAQNERLEEARRLAFTDPLTGLANRRAVDMRLDEALEEHRRSGTVVSLAVCDLNGLKKVNDTLGHAMGDRLLERFGSVLSLCGAMLPGALVARLGGDEFCLVSLGPSADEVVRVSEELCLRAAELELGEGVACGVASTGDPIGVVKSSRRLFRLADAAQYKAKAARSPQPVVAGRDTAVVRLADAAQEAAGERRRFRGRA, encoded by the coding sequence ATGGGAGTTGACGGGCGGCTGAGAGCCGTCGTGGGCCTGGCGCAGGCCATGGCGGCCGCCTGCCTGCCGCGGGACAGCGTGCGGGCCGCCGCGCGGGGTGCGCGGCTGGCCATGGACGGATCGTTCGCCGCCATCTCGGCGTGGGAGCGCGAGCGGGGACGGCTGCGGGTGCTCGTCAACGAGGGCGAGCGGCGGGCCGGGGAGGAGGAGTTCCCCGAGGACGAGTCCTATCCCGTCCACGACTTCCCGGAGATCACCGAATTCCTGCACGAGCGCTGGGCGGGCGGCGGCGGCCCGCACGCCTGGGTCGAGAGCGCGGTCGGCGACCGGCCCGGACGGCGCGGCGAGGCCCTGCGCCGGCGCGGTCGGGGTACCTGCGTGGTCGCGCCCATCGTGCTCAGCGGGCGGGCCTGGGGCGAGCTGTACGTCGCCCGGGACGAGGGGCTGCCGGACTTCGACGAGGACGACGCGGAGTTCGCGACGGTCCTGGCCGCCGTCGTGGCGGCGGGTCTCGCGCAGAACGAGCGGCTCGAAGAGGCCCGACGGCTGGCCTTCACCGACCCGCTGACCGGACTCGCCAACCGGCGGGCCGTGGACATGCGGCTGGACGAGGCCCTGGAGGAGCACCGGCGCTCGGGGACGGTCGTGAGCCTGGCCGTCTGTGACCTGAACGGCCTCAAGAAGGTCAACGACACCCTCGGCCACGCCATGGGCGACCGGCTCCTGGAGCGGTTCGGGTCCGTGCTGAGCCTGTGCGGGGCCATGCTGCCGGGCGCGCTGGTGGCCCGCCTCGGCGGCGACGAGTTCTGCCTGGTGAGCCTGGGGCCGTCGGCGGACGAGGTGGTGCGGGTGTCCGAGGAGCTGTGCCTGCGGGCCGCCGAGCTGGAACTGGGCGAGGGGGTGGCCTGCGGGGTCGCCTCGACCGGGGACCCCATCGGCGTGGTGAAGTCCTCCCGGCGGCTCTTCCGGCTCGCGGACGCCGCCCAGTACAAGGCGAAGGCCGCGCGGTCGCCCCAGCCCGTGGTGGCCGGGCGGGACACGGCCGTGGTGCGGCTCGCGGACGCCGCGCAGGAGGCCGCGGGGGAGCGGCGGCGGTTCCGCGGCCGGGCCTGA